One genomic window of Vicia villosa cultivar HV-30 ecotype Madison, WI unplaced genomic scaffold, Vvil1.0 ctg.001710F_1_1, whole genome shotgun sequence includes the following:
- the LOC131636388 gene encoding agamous-like MADS-box protein AGL80 yields MTRKKVKLAFIVNDAARKTTYKKRTKSMMKMIDEITMLCGVEACVLIYGSSYDPHPEIWPSPHGVEKVLSKFKTMPEFLQNKKILNQETFLKQRVLKFKEQLNKQRRDNRVKEMTMYMFECLNAAKIVSNNTFKADLNNLSCMIDMNLKHIDRRLDNNINSQVGFEMPQLPPQASASQNGHEDEEILFRNEVNLENEFWSNLLP; encoded by the coding sequence ATGACTAGAAAAAAGGTGAAACTTGCTTTCATTGTGAATGATGCGGCAAGAAAAACCACATACAAGAAAAGGACGAAGAgtatgatgaagatgattgatgaaATAACCATGCTTTGTGGAGTTGAAgcttgtgttctaatttatggctCTTCTTATGATCCTCATCCTGAGATCTGGCCATCACCACACGGAGTCGAAAAGGTTCTCTCGAAATTCAAGACAATGCCTGAATTTttgcaaaacaaaaaaatattgaatCAAGAGACTTTCTTGAAACAAAGGGTTTTAAAATTTAAAGAACAACTAAACAAGCAACGGAGAGACAATAGGGTGAAAGAGATGACAATGTACATGTTTGAATGTCTCAACGCTGCGAAAATTGTGTCCAACAATACATTTAAGGCTGATTTGAATAATTTGTCATGTATGATTGACATGAATTTGAAACACATTGATAGAAGGTTGGATAACAATATTAATAGTCAAGTCGGATTCGAAATGCCACAACTGCCTCCCCAGGCATCAGCATCCCAGAATGgtcatgaagatgaagaaattctGTTTCGGAACGAAGTTAATCTTGAAAATGAATTTTGGTCAAATCTACTGCCTTAA